The following are encoded in a window of Scophthalmus maximus strain ysfricsl-2021 chromosome 6, ASM2237912v1, whole genome shotgun sequence genomic DNA:
- the wnk2 gene encoding serine/threonine-protein kinase WNK2 isoform X1: MESVDDPSKDPPLGSTFSSEPNLDSDVNANACRSICENGTDHNVNVQNAAPRGASDPSMYPPTDYQGLIRQRFIRRSLWVSDAEEQPVDTTPECANSSAVLNIDLRTIVDRTRSRGRHGGRPGLQETSGTESRAELEERATERVSAHEGKAEGREPEPEPEVEPEVEVEVVPPDVAGKAGSDENEEEPGTKAVSTSPGGRFLKFDIELGRGSFKTVYKGLDTDTWVEVAWCELQERKLSKVERQRFKEEAEMLKALQHPNIVRFYDFWESPVKGKKCIVLVTELMTSGTLKTYLKRFKVMKPKVLRSWCRQILKGLHFLHTRTPPIIHRDLKCDNIFITGPTGSVKIGDLGLATLKRASFAKSVIGTPEFMAPEMYEEHYDEAVDVYAFGMCMLEMATSEYPYSECQNAAQIYRKVTSGVKPASYSKVSDPEIKEIIGECICHRWEERYSIKDLLNHAFFAEDTGVRVELNEEDDGKKSSIALKLWVEDPKKLKGKYKDTGAIEFTFGLVNEVPEVVAQEMVESGFFLDCDVKIVGKSIRDRVALIKWRRERTVSSGNGETQQNLLQVPSTGVPQGATLATTDYEDQEVEQQTLSCTVPATTSTTSDSGGSSIMQLDDLNHHQNGTYQSPPESISTAQMIYSPPAQADPQLRQGPYQQPTAQAVHENYTQASTHLHQGAYQQTTGQLHPGAYQQTAAQTYQSQTTVSAPPTPAPTVLHSRQTAQSFPAAAPALQTQPGQEQCHLQAAAVLPQFPSLYPVVQTGGHMPYPFSSAPLPSAYSSSGPSLSSTYFSPSPHRPSLPLTPHAAMPSIPALGTPQTPLSTPQHMSVVALPIPLLTMTMPPALPQQQGGSHTTHPSPLSQVRTTPYPAPHPELELADQPVQVQMIVPQANLGDVQILAPVHPVFPAGHTPLWGSRVDAETTAAGLDLTVAPTVQSPVPAPASISVSTTVQVEAQAPPQTPPLVSAQNQPPAMSQPPASIPTSAPKQVSIAAPAPASAPVTAPDTASVIASVQAPVLLPAGIQTAVSLPECASLVSTQQNLETTYASNTHQPEFSVEDVLQDKPVSLPNYAYDSLNSDVTSGKETSDGYDSLASVGKGDGKPRKHHRKSARTRSRQEKTSKPKLSMLNVCNTGDKMVECQLETHNHKMVTFKFDLDGDAPEEIATYMVENGFILLLEKEIFIDQLKDIVDKAEDMLSEDIEGERASTLSCSPQQGQMSEGLVGESQQLGAPQPVYQQNVLHTGKRWFIICPVEETPTSSQETPSDGTTTQSPGSSTTTQPADSGTARPSASREEGSSSTMSGGSGGFSYEVYGFCSPPIMSNTDPLLLATLSPPVSAPPTLQSVSSVEPAGSSVHPSVHQARPARAQTLPPSFPHTSFPVDESQGSPLGPVSPSNATRQIPEMTSPVSLAEEIPCCPLVMPLSLDVSGSQGGSPLTPLPLQDPDPAKEPMSVSYGSAARSERPQQPVVLHQPFSSMGGSKVSSLPQSPAPSQHGAGPGESDGEGRLGRGGFVDSTIKTLDEKLRNLLYQEYAPMYPSGSTAETPGSCTEYIQSPPGPDSATGGSGNSTPGPMGEGRYRAGEQLPQIPERMDSLSTLSDSAVCASMSRRHVPHSASCSGTRGRFKIISVPPEVANRRDVKQRSWSSAASPAHPMRYSQDHVQAEAMVTSTTIGRFSVVSTEDDITQRTRCSRYSAPPDFYLDTPPSMAKRGSLPRALTSTSVPVDITVHARFLSSDSGAESSPAKLAPATPSQHTRSERRGSDLMKRAVAFLRRSGRSSSVQSSDSPSRHGGVHGSAYGSSDNDSEMEDSDMKRELTRLREKHLKEISELQAHQRGEVELLYHRLGKAPPSGLGLSHAAPHTSRRKRSTKHKLKPGKLLSPLVQQFRNVTTKTSDSSRNSAAAGAGEPALSLNGSPAKGSFPTPRSCTSHIPSSTSEPVQTQQPCSLKGSLSSDNIYAGLQGDGTSAQAPPGQGWSNYPQPSERVTYKSSSKPRARFLSGPVSLSIWSTLKRLCIGKERGSRSAAGSGTFNQSQQPPTGATPPPPPHQPVMGLAQAQANNSNNKTGTYTGASMGASEKDLPEDLQRLMDDWAQEVLIVTHRPRTSSLSISGQQLWDQVVQRTHRQLASASFVSSWTTSGPDTCTLPLSWPDSPGSTMVITGPHHQPYSPAPFGALSSFPLPSGVFAFPVVPSAPDAPSPTLAPSYQPPDPKARTL, from the exons ATGGAGTCGGTGGACGACCCAAGCAAAGACCCGCCACTGGGATCCACATTTTCCTCAGAGCCAAATTTAGACTCGGACGTCAATGCAAATGCCTGCAGGTCTATTTGTGAAAACGGCACGGACCACAATGTCAACGTACAGAACGCAGCCCCGCGGGGGGCCAGCGACCCCAGCATGTATCCCCCCACCGACTACCAGGGGCTCATCCGCCAGAGGTTCATCCGGAGGAGCCTGTGGGTGTCCGACGCGGAGGAGCAGCCGGTGGACACCACGCCGGAGTGCGCCAACAGCAGCGCGGTGCTCAACATTGACCTGCGGACCATCGTGGACCGGACTCGCAGCCGGGGGCGTCACGGAGGCCGGCCGGGCCTGCAGGAGACGTCCGGCACGGAGAGCCgggcggagctggaggagcgCGCCACGGAGCGCGTGAGCGCGCACGAGGGGAAGGCAGAGGGAagggagccggagccggagcccgAGGTCGAGCCCGAGGTCGAGGTCGAGGTCGTGCCCCCAGATGTCGCGGGCAAAGCAGGAAGTGACGAGAACGAAGAGGAGCCCGGCACGAAGGCGGTGTCCACCTCACCCGGGGGGCGCTTCCTCAAGTTTGACATTGAGCTGGGCAGAGGGTCCTTCAAGACGGTCTACAAGGGTCTTGACACTGACACCTGGGTCGAGGTGGCGTGGTGTGAACTCCAG GAACGGAAGCTGTCTAAAGTTGAGAGACAGAGGTTCAAAGAGGAGGCTGAGATGTTGAAGGCTCTCCAGCATCCCAATATTGTGCGATTTTATGACTTCTGGGAATCACCGGTGAAAGGGAAGAAGTGTATCGTTCTGGTGACAGAGCTAATGACCTCAGGGACACTAAAAAC GTATCTGAAGCGCTTCAAGGTGATGAAACCTAAAGTTCTTAGGAGCTGGTGCAGACAGATTCTCAAAGGCCTCCACTTTCTCCACACAAGGACTCCTCCAATCATCCATAGAGACCTCAAATGCGacaacatcttcatcactggCCCCACAGGCTCTGTCAAGATCGGAGACCTGGGCCTGGCAACACTAAAGAGGGCCTCCTTCGCTAAAAGTGTTATTG GCACTCCAGAGTTCATGGCCCCAGAGATGTATGAGGAGCACTATGATGAAGCTGTGGATGTCTATGCCTTTGGGATGTGCATGTTGGAGATGGCCACTTCAGAATACCCCTACTCCGAGTGTCAAAATGCTGCACAGATCTACCGTAAAGTCACCAGT GGGGTGAAACCTGCTAGCTACAGTAAAGTCAGTGACCCTGAAATTAAGGAAATAATCGGGGAGTGTATCTGTCACAGATGGGAAGAAAG GTACTCCATCAAGGACCTCTTGAATCATGCCTTCTTTGCCGAGGATACTGGCGTGAGGGTGGAGCTCAATGAAGAAGATGATGGGAAGAAATCATCCATTGCTCTAAAGCTGTGGGTCGAGGATCCTAAAAAGCTGAAAGGAAAATACAAGGACACGGGTGCCATTGAGTTTACCTTTGGATTGGTGAATGAGGTCCCAGAGGTTGTCGCCCAAGAAATG GTCGAATCAGGGTTTTTCCTGGACTGTGACGTGAAGATTGTCGGAAAGTCAATCCGAGACCGCGTGGCTCTCATCAAATGGAGGAGGGAGCGGACTGTCTCGTCAGGAAATGGCGAGACGCAGCAGAACCTGCTGCAGGTGCCCAGTACCGGTGTACCACAGGGAGCCACATTAGCTACAACCGATTATGAAGACCAAGAGGTGGAGCAGCAGACCCTGAGCTGCACTGTGCCAGCCACCACATCTACAACAT CTGACAGTGGAGGGAGCTCTATCATGCAATTAGATGATCTAAACCATCATCAAAATGGGACCTACCAGTCTCCTCCAGAGTCAATTTCCACAGCTCAGATGATTTACAGTCCTCCTGCACAGGCTGACCCTCAGCTGCGCCAGGGGCCCTACCAGCAACCCACAGCACAGGCCGTACATGAAAACTACACACAAGCATCCACACATTTACACCAGGGAGCCTACCAGCAGACTACAGGTCAACTGCATCCTGGGGCTTATCAACAAACTGCGGCACAAACGTACCAGTCTCAAACA ACAGTTTCTGCTCCACCTACGCCAGCTCCCACTGTGCTCCATAGTCGACAGACAGCACAGAGCTTCCCAGCCGCAGCCCCCGCTCTGCAGACGCAGCCCGGCCAGGAGCAG TGCCATCTTCAAGCAGCTGCTGTCCTGCCCCAG tTCCCCTCACTATATCCTGTTGTTCAAACAGGGGGCCACATGCCATATCCCTTCTCCTCAGCCCCTTTGCCATCTGCCTACAGCAGCAGTGGCCCTTCACTGTCTAGCACCTACTTCTCACCTTCACCCCACCGTCCCTCCCTTCCTCTGACCCCTCATGCTGCCATGCCCTCTATACCTGCTCTTGGCACCCCTCAGACCCCTCTGTCCACACCTCAACACATGTCCGTTGTGGCACTCCCAATCCCGCTTCTTACCATGACCATGCCCCCTGCACTGCCCCAGCAGCAGGGCGGCTCCCATACCACCCATCCCTCACCTCTCTCCCAGGTACGAACCACCCCATACCCCGCCCCCCACCCTGAGCTGGAACTGGCTGACCAGCCTGTCCAG gtACAGATGATTGTTCCACAGGCGAATTTGGGAGATGTTCAGATTTTGGCTCCAGTCCACCCTGTCTTTCCTGCTGGTCATACTCCTCTCTGGGGAAGCAGGGTCGATGCAGAAACTACTGCAGCTGGTCTGGACTTAACTGTGGCTCCTACAGTTCAATCTCCAGTTCCAGCCCCAGCCTCAATCTCAGTCTCAACTACAGTACAAGTTGAAGCCCAAGCACCGCCACAAACTCCACCACTGGTCTCAGCACAAAACCAACCACCAGCCATGTCTCAACCTCCAGCTTCAATCCCAACTTCAGCCCCAAAACAGGTTTCAATAGCAGCACCAGCTCCTGCCTCAGCCCCAGTTACAGCACCAGACACAGCTTCTGTCATCG CTTCAGTCCAAGCTCCAGTTCTGCTGCCTGCTGGCATCCAGACAGCCGTCTCTTTGCCTGAGTGTGCCAGCCTGGTCTCAACTCAGCAAAACCTCGAAACAACATATGCATCTAACACCCATCAACCAGAGTTCAGTGTAGAG GATGTGCTTCAGGACAAACCAGTATCTTTACCCAACTACGCTTATGACAG tCTTAACTCTGACGTGACCTCTGGTAAGGAAACAAGTGATGGCTATGACAGCTTGGCTAGTGTGGGGAAGGGCGACGGAAAACCCAGGAAACACCACCGCAAGTCTGCCCGTACACGTTCTCGGCAAGAAAAGACCAGCAAACCCAAACTCAGCATGCTCAAT GTTTGCAACACTGGCGATAAAATGGTTGAATGTCAGCTGGAGACTCACAACCACAAAATGGTGACATTTAAATTCGATCTGGATGGAGATGCTCCAGAGGAGATTGCCACTTACATG GTGGAGAATGGCTTCATCCTGCTGTTAGAGAAGGAGATCTTCATTGACCAGCTAAAGGACATTGTGGATAAAGCTGAGGACATGCTGAGTGAAGACATAGAGGGCGAAAGGGCCTCCACCCTGAGCTGCAGTCCTCAACAAGGCCAGATGTCTGAGGGGCTAGTGGGAGAG AGTCAGCAGCTTGGAGCACCTCAGCCTGTCTATCAGCAGAATG TTCTTCATACAGGGAAGAGATGGTTCATAATCTGCCCTGTAGAAGAGACACCCACATCCAGCCAGGAGACCCCATCTGACGGCACGACCACACAGTCTCCTGGGAGTTCAACCACTACCCAGCCTGCTGACAGTGGCACTGCAAGGCCATCTGCATCCAGAG AAGAGGGTTCATCTTCTACAATGTCTGGTGGAAGTGGCGGCTTCTCCTATGAAGTGTATGGATTCTGTAGTCCTCCAATAATGTCCAACACAGACCCACTTCTTTTGGCCACTCTGTCCCCTCCTGTGTCTGCTCCCCCAACCCTTCAGTCGGTGTCATCAGTGGAGCCTGCTGGCAGCTCTGTGCACCCAAGTGTGCATCAGGCTCGGCCAGCCAGGGCTCAGACTTTGCCCCCGTCATTCCCACATACGTCTTTCCCAGTGGATGAGTCACAGGGATCCCCTCTGGGCCCCGTGTCCCCGAGCAATGCTACTCGGCAGATCCCGGAAATGACAAGTCCTGTGTCTTTGGCTGAAGAGATTCCCTGCTGCCCTCTGGTCATGCCACTATCTCTGGATGTGAGCGGTTCACAGGGTGGGTCTCCTCTCACCCCACTTCCACTACAGGATCCAGATCCAGCCAAAGAGCCGATGTCTGTCTCGTACGGCTCCGCAGCACGAAGCGAGCGGCCGCAGCAGCCTGTAGTGCTCCACCAGCCTTTTTCCAGCATGGGAGGATCCAAAGTGTCCTCACTACCCCAGAGCCCAGCGCCATCCCAGCACGGTGCAGGGCCCGGTGAGTCAGACGGCGAAGGACGGCTTGGCCGCGGGGGCTTCGTGGACAGCACCATAAAAACACTGGACGAGAAACTAAGGAACTTGCTCTACCAGGAATATGCTCCCATGTATCCGTCAGGCAGCACTGCAGAGACACCAGGCTCCTGCACCGAGTACATCCAGTCTCCTCCTGGTCCAGACAGCGCCACAGGAGGGTCAGGAAACAGCACGCCAGGGCCGATGGGGGAGGGACGCTACAGGGCCGGAGAACAGCTG CCTCAGATTCCAGAGAGGATGGATAGTTTGAGCACACTGAGTGACTCAGCTGTTTGTG CTTCCATGTCAAGAAGACACGTTCCTcattctgcttcctgctctggAACAAGAGGTCGATTTAAG atcATTTCTGTACCTCCGGAAGTGGCCAACAGACGAGATGTGAAACAAAGAAGCTGGAGCAGCGCTGCCTCACCGGCACACCCTATGAGATACAGTCAGGACCATGTTCAGGCTGAGGCCATGGTTACTTCCACCACAATTGGCCGTTTCTCTGTGGTTAGCACTGAGGACGACATTACACAGAGAACACGCTGCAGCCGCTACTCTGCCCCGCCTGATTTCTACCTGGACACCCCTCCTTCCATGGCCAAGCGGGGCTCCCTCCCTCGTGCCCTGACCTCGACCTCGGTCCCCGTGGACATCACGGTCCACGCACGCTTCCTCTCCTCGGACTCAGGGGCTGAGAGCAGCCCTGCAAAGCTGGCTCCTGCCACCCCATCTCAACATACTCGCTCTGAGCGCAGAGGAAGTGACCTCATGAAGAGGGCAGTGGCCTTCCTCCGTCGCTCaggccgcagcagcagcgtgcAGAGCTCTGACTCACCAAGCAGGCATGGAGGCGTCCACGGCTCAGCCTATGGCAGCAGTGATAACGACTCGGAGATGGAGGATTCTGACATGAAGAGGGAACTAACGAGACTGAGGGAGAA ACATCTGAAAGAGATCTCTGAGCTGCAGGCCCATCAGCGGGGAGAAGTGGAACTGCTATATCATCGGCTTGGCAAGGCCCCTCCTTCCGGCCTGGGTCTCTCACACGCTGCACCTCATACCAGCCGTAGAAAGAGGTCAACCAAGCACAAGCTAAAGCCTGGAAAACTTCTCAGCCCTCTGGTTCAACAATTTAGAAATGTTACAACCAAAACGAGTGACTCCAGCAGAAACT ctgctgctgcaggtgcaggtgagCCTGCATTGAGTTTAAATGGCTCTCCAGCCAAAGGGTCTTTCCCCACTCCACGGTCGTGCACGAGCCACATTCCCAGCTCAACCTCAGAGCCTGTGCAGACTCAGCAGCCCTGTTCCCTCAAGGGCTCTTTGTCTTCTGATAATATTTACGCTGGACTTCAAGGAGACGGTACCAGCGCACAAGCTCCACCCGGACAAG GCTGGTCTAATTACCCTCAACCATCTGAGAGAGTGACCTATAAATCCAGTAGCAAGCCACGAGCTAGATTTCTCAGTGGGCCTGTGTctttgtctatct GGTCAACACTGAAGCGACTGTGTATTGGCAAAGAGCGAGGCAGCA GGTCTGCAGCCGGATCAGGGACTTTCAATCAATCACAGCAGCCGCCCACCGGTGCcacacctccgcctcctcctcatcagccAGTGATGGGACTGGCCCAAGCTCAGGCtaataacagcaacaacaagacAGGCACATACACTGGCGCATCCATGGGTGCCAGTGAAAAAGACCTGCCTGAAGACTTGCAACGGCTGATGGACGACTGGGCCCAGGAGGTTCTTATTGTCACCCACAGGCCACGAACCAGCTCTCTGAGCATCAGTGGGCAGCAGTTGTGGGATCAGGTCGTGCAGCGAACACACAGACAACTGGCTAGTGCTTCCTTT GTATCTTCATGGACAACCTCTGGTCCAGACACCTGCACTCTGCCCCTGTCATGGCCGGACAGCCCCGGGTCAACAATGGTGATCACGGGGCCCCATCATCAGCCCTACTCTCCTGCTCCATTCGGGGCCTtgtcctccttccctctcccttcAGGAGTTTTTGCCTTTCCTGTTGTGCCCTCTGCCCCAGATGCCCCCAGCCCAACCCTGGCTCCATCATATCAGCCGCCCGACCCCAAAGCCAGGACTCTATAA